A genome region from Arachis duranensis cultivar V14167 chromosome 6, aradu.V14167.gnm2.J7QH, whole genome shotgun sequence includes the following:
- the LOC107494141 gene encoding cytochrome P450 CYP94D108-like: MESLLLFLSLFIFIFIYIRHFYTTKTQPFKTYPLVGSLPDFILNRHRFLDWSTNILRHSSTQTAVFYRPGTVHGVITANPDNVQHILKTNFHNYPKGNRFLFLLHDFLGHGIFNSDGFLWKLQRKTASYEFNTKSLRNFAIQNVTVEIQDLQDVLERFAFDNVCKLAFNVDPACLGGRSAARSGDGFMQAFEDAATLSSGRFMSAFHWLWRIKRFLNVGNEKRLKESISTVHAFADEIIRSRMEAKGPTNTDVDLLSRFMAAEDNSPEFLRDIVISVILAGRDTTSSALSWFFWILSSRPDVKEKIIKEIKSVREKCVYAEAVFGYEELKDMNYLMAAISEAMRLYPPVPVDFKNCLNDDVFPDGTVIKRNWFIMYHTYAMGRMESIWGKDCTEYKPERWFDFDEDGNEVWRSESPFRYPVFHAGPRMCLGKDMAYIQMKSIVASVLERFEIDAVDKDTCPEHLIALTLRMKGGLPVRVRVRA; the protein is encoded by the coding sequence ATGGAATCCCTTCTACTTTTCCTCTCTCTgttcattttcatcttcatctaCATTCGTCATTTCTACACCACCAAGACACAACCCTTCAAAACCTACCCTCTCGTAGGTTCACTCCCTGACTTCATCCTCAATCGCCACCGCTTCCTCGACTGGTCTACCAACATCCTCCGCCACTCCTCCACCCAAACCGCCGTTTTCTACCGCCCCGGCACCGTCCACGGCGTCATAACCGCCAATCCCGACAACGTCCAGCACATCCTCAAGACTAATTTCCATAACTACCCCAAGGGCAACCGCTTCCTTTTCCTCCTCCACGATTTTCTTGGCCATGGAATCTTCAACTCCGACGGATTCCTCTGGAAACTTCAACGCAAAACCGCAAGCTACGAATTCAACACCAAATCGCTTCGAAACTTCGCCATCCAGAACGTCACCGTCGAGATCCAAGATTTGCAGGACGTTCTTGAACGGTTCGCCTTCGATAACGTCTGCAAGCTCGCGTTCAACGTTGATCCTGCATGCCTCGGCGGCAGATCCGCCGCCCGCTCCGGCGACGGCTTCATGCAGGCCTTCGAGGACGCGGCGACGCTGAGCTCGGGGAGGTTCATGAGCGCGTTTCACTGGTTATGGAGAATCAAAAGGTTCCTCAACGTTGGAAACGAAAAGAGGCTTAAAGAATCGATCTCCACCGTACACGCGTTCGCCGATGAGATCATAAGGTCCAGGATGGAAGCCAAGGGCCCCACTAACACTGACGTGGACTTACTATCGCGGTTCATGGCCGCAGAGGATAACTCCCCAGAATTTCTCCGCGATATCGTTATAAGCGTGATTCTGGCGGGGCGCGATACGACGTCGTCCGCCCTGAGCTGGTTCTTTTGGATTCTCTCTTCGAGGCCTGACgtcaaagaaaaaattatcaaaGAAATCAAAAGCGTTCGCGAAAAGTGCGTTTACGCGGAAGCGGTGTTTGGGTACGAAGAGCTGAAGGATATGAACTACTTGATGGCGGCGATTTCGGAGGCAATGAGATTGTACCCGCCAGTGCCGGTTGACTTCAAGAACTGCTTAAACGACGACGTTTTTCCGGATGGGACGGTGATAAAGAGGAATTGGTTTATAATGTATCATACTTACGCAATGGGGAGGATGGAGAGTATCTGGGGTAAGGACTGTACGGAATATAAGCCCGAAAGGTGGTTTGATTTTGATGAGGATGGTAATGAAGTGTGGAGAAGTGAAAGCCCGTTCCGGTATCCGGTATTTCACGCTGGACCGAGAATGTGTTTGGGCAAGGATATGGCTTATATTCAGATGAAGTCCATTGTGGCTTCTGTTTTGGAGAGGTTTGAGATTGACGCTGTGGATAAGGACACGTGTCCTGAGCACCTTATTGCTTTGACTTTGAGGATGAAAGGGGGGTTGCCtgtgagagtgagagtgaggGCATGA